In Solobacterium moorei, a single genomic region encodes these proteins:
- the rplP gene encoding 50S ribosomal protein L16, translating to MLMPNRTKYRRPHRLSYEGKSKAGTKLAFGEFGLVADEGAYVSSNQLEAARIAMTRYMNRGGKVWIKVFPQLAKTKKPLEVRMGSGKGSPDHWVAVVQKGRILFEIAGVSEEVAREALRLAANKLCVKTRFIKKTAEEAK from the coding sequence ATGTTAATGCCAAATAGAACAAAATACAGAAGACCTCATCGTTTAAGTTATGAAGGAAAGTCAAAGGCTGGCACAAAGTTGGCATTTGGTGAATTCGGATTAGTTGCTGATGAAGGCGCTTATGTAAGCAGTAACCAGTTGGAAGCTGCGCGTATCGCTATGACACGTTATATGAACCGTGGTGGTAAGGTTTGGATCAAGGTGTTCCCACAACTCGCAAAGACAAAGAAGCCTTTAGAAGTACGTATGGGTTCCGGTAAAGGTTCTCCAGACCATTGGGTAGCGGTAGTTCAAAAGGGAAGAATCCTATTTGAAATTGCTGGTGTAAGCGAAGAAGTTGCTCGTGAGGCATTACGTCTTGCAGCAAACAAGCTCTGTGTAAAGACACGCTTTATAAAGAAGACAGCAGAGGAGGCTAAATAA
- the rpsS gene encoding 30S ribosomal protein S19, producing the protein MSRSLKKGPFCDASLLKKVEAQNEAHKNEVIKTWSRRSTIFPSFVEHTFAVHNGKEHVPVYVTEDMVGHKLGEFVPTRKFGGHGDDKKA; encoded by the coding sequence ATGTCAAGAAGTTTGAAAAAAGGCCCATTCTGTGACGCTAGCTTATTAAAGAAGGTTGAAGCACAGAATGAAGCACATAAAAATGAAGTAATTAAGACATGGTCTCGCCGTTCAACGATTTTCCCTAGCTTCGTTGAGCACACATTCGCTGTTCATAACGGTAAGGAACATGTTCCGGTTTATGTAACAGAAGACATGGTTGGACACAAGCTTGGTGAATTCGTACCAACACGTAAGTTCGGCGGTCATGGCGACGACAAGAAGGCGTAA
- the rplF gene encoding 50S ribosomal protein L6 — protein sequence MSRIGNKAITVPAGVEITIGAGNEVTVKGPKGTLTKKFSPLMEISVDAGVATVKRPNEEKHTKQLHGTTRALLASMVEGVHTGFVKKMKIVGIGYRAALSGNKLTLNVGFSHPVEFEVPSDVKVEVPDASSINVSGIDKQIVGQFAAVVRATKKPEPYGGKGIRYVDEVVRRKEGKTAAAKK from the coding sequence ATGTCACGTATCGGAAATAAAGCGATTACCGTTCCTGCTGGCGTAGAAATTACTATCGGTGCAGGTAATGAGGTGACTGTAAAAGGCCCTAAGGGAACACTGACAAAGAAGTTCTCTCCATTAATGGAGATCAGTGTGGACGCAGGTGTCGCTACAGTTAAGCGTCCAAATGAAGAGAAACATACAAAGCAGTTACATGGTACAACTCGTGCCTTGCTAGCTTCCATGGTTGAAGGTGTTCACACAGGCTTTGTTAAGAAGATGAAGATTGTAGGTATTGGTTACCGTGCAGCTTTATCAGGTAATAAACTAACTCTTAACGTTGGTTTCTCACACCCAGTAGAATTTGAAGTACCATCAGATGTTAAGGTTGAAGTACCAGATGCTTCATCTATCAACGTAAGTGGTATTGACAAGCAGATTGTAGGTCAGTTTGCAGCAGTAGTTAGAGCTACTAAGAAGCCAGAACCATACGGTGGAAAGGGTATTCGTTATGTTGACGAAGTTGTTCGCCGTAAGGAAGGTAAGACTGCAGCTGCCAAGAAGTAA
- a CDS encoding type Z 30S ribosomal protein S14, whose product MAKTSLKVKQSRPAKFSTREYTRCERCGRPHSVLRKYKLCRICFRELAYKGQIPGVKKASW is encoded by the coding sequence ATGGCAAAAACAAGTTTAAAAGTTAAGCAGTCACGTCCTGCTAAGTTCTCCACACGCGAGTACACACGTTGCGAGAGATGTGGACGTCCACATTCAGTATTAAGAAAGTACAAATTATGCCGTATCTGCTTCCGTGAATTGGCTTACAAGGGCCAGATTCCTGGAGTTAAGAAGGCAAGCTGGTAA
- the rplX gene encoding 50S ribosomal protein L24, which translates to MKIKTGDTVKVISGHYKGTVAEVKAVNPKTNKVIVEGVNVVKKTLKPTQQNPEGGIVEKEAPIDASNVMLYDKKAKAVSRVSIKVDDKGKKVRVYKKSGAEVKGGKK; encoded by the coding sequence ATGAAAATCAAGACAGGCGATACAGTCAAAGTAATCAGCGGCCACTACAAGGGAACTGTTGCTGAAGTTAAGGCAGTTAATCCAAAGACAAACAAGGTTATCGTTGAAGGCGTTAATGTTGTTAAGAAAACTTTGAAGCCAACACAGCAGAACCCAGAGGGTGGCATTGTTGAAAAGGAAGCACCAATCGATGCTTCTAATGTAATGCTCTATGACAAGAAGGCAAAGGCAGTTAGCCGCGTATCTATCAAGGTAGATGACAAGGGTAAGAAAGTTCGCGTTTACAAGAAGTCCGGAGCAGAAGTTAAAGGAGGCAAGAAATAA
- the rplR gene encoding 50S ribosomal protein L18, with product MIKLANKNAERIRRHKRVRNVVNGTPECPRLNVFRSNANIYAQVIDDTTGTTLCAVSSLELKLENGGNIEAAKKVGTAIANKCKEAKIETVRFDRGGYVYHGRVQALADAAREAGLKF from the coding sequence ATGATTAAATTAGCAAATAAAAATGCAGAACGTATTCGTCGTCATAAGCGTGTACGTAACGTCGTAAACGGTACTCCTGAGTGCCCAAGACTAAATGTATTCCGTTCCAATGCAAATATCTATGCACAGGTAATCGATGATACAACAGGTACAACTTTATGTGCTGTAAGTTCTCTTGAATTGAAGCTAGAGAATGGCGGTAACATTGAAGCAGCTAAGAAGGTTGGCACAGCAATCGCTAATAAGTGCAAAGAAGCTAAGATTGAAACAGTACGTTTCGACCGTGGCGGTTATGTATATCATGGAAGAGTCCAGGCTTTAGCTGATGCAGCTAGAGAAGCTGGCTTGAAGTTCTAA
- the rplV gene encoding 50S ribosomal protein L22, translated as MDVRATAKTVRFTPRKVRLVLDMVRGRSVEEALAILKFTPNHAATAVAKVVKSAAANATNNNQLNAENLYIKACYANEGVVLKRFMPRAKGNAAQILKRTSHITVVVSDEK; from the coding sequence ATGGATGTAAGAGCAACAGCAAAGACAGTTCGTTTCACTCCTCGTAAAGTTCGTCTTGTCTTAGACATGGTACGTGGAAGAAGCGTTGAAGAAGCATTGGCAATCTTAAAGTTCACTCCTAACCACGCAGCTACAGCAGTAGCTAAGGTTGTAAAGAGCGCAGCTGCCAACGCAACAAATAACAATCAATTAAATGCAGAGAACCTATATATCAAGGCTTGCTATGCAAATGAAGGCGTAGTCCTTAAGCGTTTCATGCCTAGAGCTAAGGGTAATGCGGCACAGATTTTAAAGAGAACAAGCCACATCACAGTTGTGGTTTCGGATGAGAAGTAA
- the rpsC gene encoding 30S ribosomal protein S3, with protein sequence MGQKVSPIGMRVGVIRDWDSRWYANKADFGDLLNEDVKVRNFLEKELKDAYISRVEIERTSKKDVKVIVRCARPGAMLGKDGDKDKMEVLKKKLSKLTGGKNVKVDVIAVANPDLDARLVARRICEQLEARQSFRIAQKKAIQQTMRSGAKGIKTLAKGRLGGAEIARQEGYARGVVPLHTLRSDIDYAAEEATTTYGKLGVKVWICRGEVLPGQMVKEPEAPSRPARNDRRNNRRGGRNDRKPAGNRAARPAQVEAAPVAEEAKGGQE encoded by the coding sequence ATGGGACAGAAAGTTAGCCCAATCGGCATGCGCGTCGGCGTAATCCGTGACTGGGATTCTAGATGGTACGCAAATAAAGCTGATTTCGGAGATCTTCTGAACGAAGATGTCAAGGTTCGTAATTTCTTGGAAAAGGAATTAAAGGATGCATATATCTCTCGCGTAGAGATTGAACGTACAAGCAAGAAGGACGTTAAGGTTATCGTTCGTTGTGCTCGTCCAGGTGCTATGCTTGGAAAAGATGGCGACAAGGATAAGATGGAAGTTCTGAAGAAGAAGTTATCTAAGTTAACAGGTGGCAAGAACGTTAAGGTTGACGTAATTGCTGTAGCAAATCCTGACTTAGATGCTCGTCTTGTTGCACGTCGTATCTGTGAACAGTTGGAAGCACGTCAGTCCTTCCGTATTGCACAGAAGAAGGCAATTCAACAGACAATGCGCTCTGGTGCTAAGGGCATTAAGACATTGGCTAAGGGCCGTTTAGGCGGTGCAGAAATCGCCCGTCAGGAAGGTTATGCAAGAGGTGTTGTTCCTCTTCATACACTCAGAAGTGATATTGACTACGCTGCTGAAGAAGCAACTACAACTTATGGTAAGTTAGGTGTTAAGGTTTGGATCTGCCGTGGTGAAGTTCTTCCAGGGCAAATGGTTAAGGAACCAGAGGCTCCTAGCCGTCCAGCAAGAAATGACCGCAGAAATAACAGACGTGGTGGCCGTAATGACAGAAAGCCGGCAGGCAATCGCGCTGCACGTCCTGCTCAAGTAGAAGCTGCTCCTGTAGCAGAAGAAGCTAAAGGAGGTCAAGAATAA
- the rpmC gene encoding 50S ribosomal protein L29 → MNVKEIRDLSNEELEKEVTSLKEELYTLRFAQATGNLENPARMRDIKKTIARIKTVLTERASAQAK, encoded by the coding sequence ATGAATGTGAAGGAAATCAGAGATCTAAGTAATGAAGAACTCGAGAAGGAAGTCACATCTTTGAAGGAAGAACTGTATACTCTGCGCTTTGCACAGGCTACAGGAAACCTCGAGAATCCTGCTCGAATGAGAGATATCAAGAAGACTATCGCTCGTATTAAGACAGTATTAACAGAACGCGCAAGTGCGCAGGCTAAATAA
- the rplW gene encoding 50S ribosomal protein L23: MSARDIIVRPLVTEKTMKLQDSFNKVTFEVAKNANKVSVAQAIKEIYNIKVEGVNIVNVHPKKKRMGRYEGTTSAYKKAIVTLPEGASIDIFNSEK, translated from the coding sequence ATGAGCGCACGTGACATTATTGTTAGACCACTCGTAACAGAAAAGACAATGAAGCTTCAAGACAGCTTCAACAAGGTAACGTTTGAAGTTGCTAAGAACGCAAACAAAGTTTCTGTTGCTCAGGCAATCAAGGAAATCTACAACATTAAAGTAGAAGGCGTTAACATCGTTAACGTTCATCCTAAGAAGAAGAGAATGGGCCGCTACGAAGGTACAACATCTGCTTATAAGAAGGCAATTGTTACATTACCAGAGGGTGCTTCAATCGATATCTTCAATAGCGAGAAATAA
- the rplN gene encoding 50S ribosomal protein L14: MIQNESRLNVADNTGAKEVLVIRCLGGSKRKNANIGDIVVCAVKKASPNGSVKEGQVVKCVIARTVYGIRRENGSYIKFDDNAAVIIKEDNTPVGTRIFGPVAKELRDKGFMKIVSLAPEVL, encoded by the coding sequence ATGATTCAGAATGAAAGCAGATTGAACGTTGCTGACAACACCGGTGCCAAAGAAGTATTGGTTATCAGATGTTTAGGCGGCAGTAAGCGCAAGAACGCTAATATCGGTGATATCGTTGTATGTGCAGTTAAGAAGGCTTCACCTAACGGATCCGTTAAGGAGGGCCAGGTTGTTAAGTGTGTAATTGCTCGTACAGTCTATGGTATCCGTCGCGAAAACGGCAGTTACATTAAGTTTGACGACAATGCGGCTGTCATCATCAAAGAGGACAACACACCGGTCGGAACACGTATCTTCGGTCCGGTTGCTAAGGAACTCCGTGATAAGGGATTTATGAAGATTGTTTCCCTTGCTCCGGAAGTGTTATAA
- the rpsQ gene encoding 30S ribosomal protein S17 → MEERNRRKVLRGTVVSDKMDKTIVVEIATTKSHPLYGRRVKYSNTFKAHDENNEAHIGDVVEVMETRPLSKDKYFRLVKIIEKAVIL, encoded by the coding sequence ATGGAAGAAAGAAATAGACGTAAAGTCCTTCGCGGAACAGTTGTTTCCGATAAGATGGACAAGACAATTGTCGTTGAAATCGCTACTACAAAGAGCCATCCTTTATATGGCAGACGTGTTAAGTATTCTAATACTTTCAAGGCTCATGACGAAAACAATGAAGCTCATATTGGCGACGTTGTAGAAGTTATGGAAACAAGACCATTAAGTAAGGATAAGTATTTCCGCTTAGTGAAGATTATTGAAAAAGCAGTAATTCTTTAA
- the rplB gene encoding 50S ribosomal protein L2 → MAIVKYKPTSAGRRNMSTLSNDRITKSTPEKSLLAPLNKKGGRNNTGRITTRHQGGGVKQKYRIIDFRRNKDNVPAKVAGIEYDPNRNANIALLHYLDGEKRYIICPADLHVGDTVISGEAVDIKIGNAMELKNIPDGTVVHNIELTAGKGGQMARAAGCSAQILGSEGNFVTLRLSSGEVRRVHSNCRATVGAVGNGDYNLISLGKAGRSRWMGIRPTVRGSAMNPVDHPHGGGEGRAPVGRKSPMTPWGKKAMGVKTRKPKNKSNQYIVRRRNGK, encoded by the coding sequence ATGGCAATCGTAAAATACAAGCCTACCAGTGCCGGACGTAGAAATATGTCCACTCTGAGTAATGACCGTATCACAAAGTCAACTCCAGAGAAGAGCCTGCTTGCGCCACTAAACAAAAAGGGTGGACGCAACAACACAGGACGCATTACTACTCGTCATCAGGGTGGAGGCGTTAAGCAAAAGTATAGAATTATCGACTTTAGAAGAAACAAGGATAATGTTCCTGCTAAAGTTGCTGGAATCGAATATGATCCAAACAGAAATGCAAATATTGCATTATTGCACTATTTAGATGGTGAAAAGCGTTATATCATCTGTCCAGCGGACTTACATGTTGGTGACACAGTCATCTCTGGTGAAGCGGTGGATATCAAGATTGGTAACGCGATGGAATTGAAGAACATTCCGGACGGAACTGTAGTTCACAATATCGAACTTACAGCTGGTAAGGGTGGACAGATGGCACGTGCTGCTGGATGTTCTGCTCAGATCCTTGGTTCTGAAGGAAACTTCGTAACTCTTCGTTTATCATCTGGTGAAGTTCGCCGTGTTCATAGCAACTGCCGTGCAACAGTTGGCGCAGTTGGTAACGGTGATTATAACTTAATTAGTTTAGGTAAAGCTGGTCGTTCCAGATGGATGGGTATCCGTCCTACAGTACGTGGTTCTGCAATGAACCCTGTTGATCACCCACACGGTGGTGGTGAAGGCAGAGCACCAGTTGGACGTAAGTCACCTATGACACCATGGGGCAAGAAGGCTATGGGTGTTAAGACTCGCAAGCCAAAGAACAAGAGTAACCAGTACATCGTCAGAAGACGTAATGGAAAATAG
- the rpsH gene encoding 30S ribosomal protein S8: MNMTDPIADMLTRIRNGVQARMTTVDVAPASKVKVEIAKILKSEGYIDNYAVTGEGIEKKIVVTLKDGRVISGIKRISKPGLRVYAKGDEIPKVLNGLGIAIISTSNGMMTDKQARKLHIGGEVIAYVW; encoded by the coding sequence ATGAATATGACAGATCCTATTGCTGACATGCTTACAAGAATCCGTAATGGAGTTCAAGCACGCATGACAACAGTTGATGTAGCTCCAGCTTCAAAGGTTAAGGTTGAAATTGCTAAGATCTTAAAGAGTGAAGGCTATATTGATAACTACGCTGTAACAGGCGAAGGAATTGAAAAGAAGATCGTTGTTACTCTCAAAGATGGTCGCGTAATCAGTGGCATCAAGAGAATATCTAAGCCAGGTCTTCGCGTTTATGCTAAGGGTGATGAAATTCCTAAGGTATTAAACGGATTAGGCATTGCTATCATTTCCACATCAAATGGAATGATGACAGATAAACAAGCACGCAAATTACACATTGGCGGTGAAGTTATCGCCTACGTGTGGTAA
- the rplE gene encoding 50S ribosomal protein L5: MNRLLEKYTETVKPSLMKEFNYTSTMQAPKIVKVVINMGVGDAIANSKLLDEAVEELTLIAGQKPVITKAKKSIANFKLREDMPIGCKVTLRGERMYEFLDKLFNISLPRVRDFRGVSATAFDGRGNYTLGVKEQLIFPEINFDKVNKVRGMDIVIVTTAQSNQEAYALLKGMGMPFAK; the protein is encoded by the coding sequence ATGAACCGTTTATTAGAAAAGTACACGGAAACAGTTAAGCCTTCCTTAATGAAGGAATTCAACTATACAAGTACAATGCAGGCACCAAAGATCGTTAAGGTTGTTATCAACATGGGTGTTGGTGATGCAATTGCTAATTCAAAACTTCTCGACGAAGCTGTTGAAGAATTAACATTAATCGCTGGTCAAAAGCCAGTAATCACAAAGGCTAAGAAGTCTATTGCAAACTTCAAGCTTCGTGAAGATATGCCTATCGGATGTAAGGTTACATTACGTGGCGAAAGAATGTATGAATTCTTAGATAAGTTATTCAATATTTCTCTTCCACGTGTACGTGACTTCCGTGGTGTAAGTGCTACAGCATTTGACGGTCGTGGTAACTACACATTAGGTGTTAAGGAACAGTTAATCTTCCCTGAAATCAACTTCGATAAGGTTAACAAGGTTCGTGGTATGGATATCGTTATCGTAACAACTGCGCAATCTAATCAAGAAGCATATGCATTGCTCAAAGGAATGGGCATGCCATTTGCTAAGTAG